The window GCGAGCGGCTCGAACCCTTCGCCGACGAGGTCGGCCGGGTGGTCGACACCTTCTAGGACGACGACGACGACGGGCTGCGCATCGCCGTGGCCTATCCCGACCAGCTCTACGGCTGGCTGGCGCCGCTGTCGGCGGAGGATTTCGTGCTCGACGCCGGCCGGGCCGGCGCCCCGCCCCCGCATCCGTGACGGCGCCCCGCCACCTCGTCGACTGGCCGCTGGTGCTGGTCGACGTCGAATGTTCGCTCTGCCCGCGCCTCGGGCGCTACCGGCTCGCGCGCCTCGCCGAGCGCTACGGCGCCGCGGTGCCGCTCGCCCGCCTCCTGGAGCTGATCGCGGCCGACTGCACCCTGATGAAGCCGGGCGAGAAACCCCGGCACTACGAGGCCCGCTGCGGGATCCGCTACGTCGTGCCGCCGGCCGAGCCGCTGCCGGCCGACGCGCCGGCCCGCGCCGGGGCGCCGCGGGCCGCCCCGGCCGGAGGCACCGCGAAGGGCGCGGCCCGCAGGCGCCTCGGCCCCGACGGGCCCCCGCCCACGCTGGCGATGCTGCGCGGGCGCGGCATCACGGCCCTGTCGGCCACCTGCCAGGGGCTGTGGCAGGGCCACCCGTGCCACCGCACCACCACCCTGCCCCTCGACCGCCTGGGCGCGCCGGACGACGCTGTGTTCCTCGACCTGTGCCGGTCGCTGCGCCTCGTGTGCGGCCGCTGCGGCGGGCGCAGGATGCACGTGGTGCCGCTGTGGCCCGACGTCCGGCAGAAACGCGCGGCCAGCCTCGGCGTCGACTCCCGGCCCGTCATGCCGGGCACGGCTCCCCCGCCCCGCCCGCCGGGGGCCGGCGAGCCGCCCGCGGCGTGACGGCGGCTTGCGCGGCATTCATCTCAAATGCGAGGGACGATCGTCGCCCGACCTTAGAACGTCGTAGCGCTCCATCGGGCCGTCGCAGCGGTCGATCGCGCGTCGGAGGAGGTCGGGTTGGCGAGATATGTCCATGGAAGCGCGGCGGGCGTCGCGGTGGGGCCGGTCGACGGAACCCGCTCCGTGCTGCATCGCTACGAGATCGTCGGCGACGTGCTGGTGCGCCGGCGCATCGCCGACCGGCGCCCCTTCGCCGACGGCGAGGTCCGCCTCATCGACGTGCTGATCAACGAGGACGCGGCCGGCCGCTCCATCAACGTGGTGCGCGGCATCGTGGTCAGCGAGCGCGACCTCGCGCGGCTCGGCCCGGACGGCGGGCCGCTCGCCTGGCGCGAGTTCGCCGTCGGCGCGGACCTGCTGCTGGCGATCGGCGAGGACCTCCGCGTGGGCCCCCGCGAGCGCCCGGCCCTGCGGCTGGCGACGCTGGACGGCCGGCGGCTGTAGGCGGCCCGCTTCCGGCCGGAAATCCACAAAATTTATAGATTGATCTCACACGAGCTGGCGGAGTCACGCGGCGCGCGATAGACCCGCCCGCACCCGGACCGGGCGCGCCGCGGTCCGCCGCGCAGCCCATCCATGACCCAGCCTCGAGCCGCCCTCCTCGCCGCGGCCTCCCTGTTCCTGCTGGCGGCCGGCCCGGCCCTCGCCGATCCGGCGCTCGACCGCGTCAAAGCGGCCGGCACGCTGCGGGTCGGCGTCGAGGGCACCTACCCGCCCTTCACCTTTCAACTCGCCGCGGAGGTCTCCGCGGTGCTGCGCCGCCTCGCGGCCGAGGGCGTCACCATGGTGATGGCCACCCACGACCTGCGCCTCGCCTCCTCGATCGCGCGCGACGTCGTGTTCCTGGAAGGCGGCCGCGTGGTCGAGTCCGGCCCGGCCGCGCAGGTCTTCGGCGCGCCGCGGCAGGCCCGCACGGCGGATTTCATCCGCACGCTCGGCAGCGCGGAGGCGGCAGCCCGTTCCGTATAGTGAAATACTAGACTTTCCGCCGGGATCGGGGCAGTGTCGCCGCACCGGGGCGAGCGCCCGCCGCGCCACGGCGCGATCCGAGGGAGACCGCCGATGCCGCCCCGCCGCGAGATGGTCCTCAACGCCTTCACGATGAACTGCGTCGGCCACATCAACCACGGCCTGTGGACGCACCCGCGCGACCGCTCGGCCGACTATACCCGCCTCGACCACTGGACGGCGCTCGCCCGCACGCTGGAGCGCGGGCTGTTCGACGCCGTCTTCATCGCCGACATCGTGGGCGTCTACGACGTCTACGGCGGCTCGGTCGACCTCACGGCGCGCGAGAGCATCCAGCTTCCGGTCAACGAGCCGACGCTGCTCGTGCCCGCCATGGCGGCCGTGACGAAGGACCTCGGCTTCGGCGTCACGGTCAACATCGCGGGCGAGCATCCCTACACCTTCGCGCGCCGCCTTGCGACGCTGGACCACCTGACGGGCGGGCGCGTCGGCTGGAACGTGGTGACGGGCTACCTCGACAGCGCCGCCCGCGCGGTGGGTGAGGACGCTCTCGCCCAGCACGACAGCCGCTACGACCGCGCCGACGACTACCTCGACCTCACCTACAAGCTGCTCGAGACGAGCTGGGACGACGACGCCGTGCGCCGCGACCGGGCGGCCCGCGTCTACGCCGACCCGTCGCGGATCCACCGCGTGCGCCACGAGGGGCCGTTCTACGCCTGCGAGGGCGTCCACCTCGCCGAGCCCTCGCCCCAGCGCACGCCCGTGCTGTTCCAGGCCGGCGCCTCGGGGCGCGGGCAGCGCTTCGCCGCGCGCCACGCCGAATGCGTCTTCATCTCGGCGCCCGACAAGGCCACGGCGCGGCAGACCGCGCGCCGGCTGCGGGCCGAGGTGATGGCGGCCGGCCGGCGGCCCGAGGACGTGAAGGTGCTGATGGGGATCAGCGTGGTGGCGGGCGACACGGACGCGCAGGCGCGGGACAAGCTCGCCGACTACGTCGCCCATGCCAGCCCCGAGGCCGGCCTCGCCCATTTCGCGGCCGGGTCCGGCGTCGACGTCTCGCGCTACGGGCTCGACGACGAGATCGACTACGGGACGGGCAACGGCATCCAGTCGACCACGCAGGTGGCCAGGAGCCGGGGCTTCACGGTGCGCCAGCTCCTCGCCCAGGTGGCGCTCGGCGGCCGCTACCCGCTGGTG is drawn from Lichenibacterium dinghuense and contains these coding sequences:
- a CDS encoding LLM class flavin-dependent oxidoreductase gives rise to the protein MPPRREMVLNAFTMNCVGHINHGLWTHPRDRSADYTRLDHWTALARTLERGLFDAVFIADIVGVYDVYGGSVDLTARESIQLPVNEPTLLVPAMAAVTKDLGFGVTVNIAGEHPYTFARRLATLDHLTGGRVGWNVVTGYLDSAARAVGEDALAQHDSRYDRADDYLDLTYKLLETSWDDDAVRRDRAARVYADPSRIHRVRHEGPFYACEGVHLAEPSPQRTPVLFQAGASGRGQRFAARHAECVFISAPDKATARQTARRLRAEVMAAGRRPEDVKVLMGISVVAGDTDAQARDKLADYVAHASPEAGLAHFAAGSGVDVSRYGLDDEIDYGTGNGIQSTTQVARSRGFTVRQLLAQVALGGRYPLVVGDGAGIARELESWMDEGEVDGFNLTRTVVPECWDDFVRIAVPALQERGLHKRAYGAGTLRAKLFGRGDRLDEAHAAGAVRRAARA